The nucleotide sequence TGCGCCGGCCGGACTCTATGACCTGGGTGCGCGGGTCGCGGGGGTCCTGCAGATCGCCGCTCTGCCTCTTCCGGTGATCCAGCCGATCGCCGGACGCCTGGCGGCGCTCGGCGATGCCGCACGATTGCGCGCGCTCGTAGAGCGTGCCACGCGCTACGTCGCGCTCCTGGCGATACCCTGCGCCTCGCTCGTCCTTCTCGATGCCGGGTCGATTCTGAAGGCGTGGACCGGACAGAACGTTCCCCCGGTCGCGGCGTCGACGGCCCGCCTGCTCGCCCTGACGCTCCTGTGCGGGTTCGTCGCTTCACCTCTGCGTCTGGTCCTGCGCGGCTGTGGCCGGGCGGGACCCGAGGCGCTGGCGGCGCTCACGGGCTCCCTGCTCAGCGTCGCGCTGGCGATCCTCCTGTCTCCCGCCTGGGGGGCCGTGGGGGTGGCATCGGCGGCCCTGTGCGGCGCGGCCCTGGCCTCTGTGGTCCTGGCCATCGGGGCGCGCGGAGCGAGCCCCGGTCTTGCAGGGACCGCCCTGCGAAACCTGCCTGGACCGATTCTCGCCTCAGGTGCGGGACTGGTCGCGGCGACGATCACGCGTGCGCTCTCGGGGGACCAGGACCTCGTCGCGGCGACGCGGCTCGAGGCGCTGTTCCGGCTTCTCCCGGAAGGGATTCTGCTCTGCAGCGTGACGATCCTCGTCGCCTTCCTGGCCGGCGCGCTCCTGCGTCAGGACCTCGAGGACCTCGCCGCCGCCCTCCTCCCGGGGCGTCTGCGGGCCGAGCCGGAGCCGGCGGAAGTCCCGGGACCCAGGGGGGGCGCATGAGAGTCATCCTGTCGGGCGCCCTGAACCCCCTCTTCGAGGCGCTTCCCGAGTACCTGGCGTCGGCCCTCCGCGGGCTGGGGCACACGGTCATCCTGTTCGACCACCGCGCCTTCCTCCTGCCGGGCCGGTTGCGCGCCAGGATTCCGCTCCTGGACCGGCTGGACCGCAATCGTCTCAACGCGCGTCTGCTCGGGCTCGTCCGCCGCCAGCGCCCCGAGCTCGTGATCGTGAACCAGGGAATGGTCCTCGAGGGCCGGACGATCGAGGCGATCCGCAGCGAGGGGACGCGTTGCGTCAACTGGTTCTCCGACTTCCCGGCCGAGTTCCATGAAGGGCTCGCGGTCTCCCCGTGCTACGACGCCTTCTTCCTCGGTTCGTCCTATGCCGCGAGGCGTCATCGTGAAGCCGGGCATCGCAACGCGGTGTGGCTGCCGTTCGGCTGCGATCCCCGCTCGCATCGACCCGAAGAGCCGGGCGATCGGGCGGACTCGGACCTTTGGTCACGCCGATCATCCGGTGCCGTGAGCCCCGAGGTCGTCTTCGTCGGATCGCACTACCCCGAGCGCCAGATCCTGCTCCGTTTCCTGCGCGGACTGCCGGTGGGTGTCTGGGGACCGGGCTGGGAGCGCGCGGCGGACGACCCCCATGTGGCCCCGATGATCCGCGGAGGCGTGCTCCGGCCGTCCACGTGGCGGCTGCTCTACGCGCGCTGCCGCGTGGCCGTGAACATTCACTACGGCTCGTTCGGGCCGGAGTATGCCTCGGGCGATCTCGCCAACACGCGGGTATTCGAAATCCTCGCCTGCGGCGCCTACCAGGTGGTCGATCGCCAGGGGGACGTCCTGCGGCTGTTCACCGAAGGACAACACCTGGCGGCGTTCTCATCCGGGGAGGAGCTGCGGGCGCAGGTGGAGAAGGCCCTGCGAGACGACCACCTGCGCGAAAGTGTGGCTCGCCGCGGGCGCGCCGAGGTCCTCGCCCGGCACACGTACGAGCACCGGGCCCGCAGGCTTCTCAATCCCCAGGCCACGGCCAAGGACGCCGGTCTCGCGGCCGGTGACGCGGTGGCGAGACCCGCTCCGGAGCGAGGGTCCGGGCCCGAGCCCCGATTCGGGGCCGGGGGGGGGACGAGATGAGTCCGCTCCGGGTCGTCCACCTCGTCGAGGCTCTCGACACCGGGGGGCTGGAGCACGTCGTCGCCTCGCTGGCGCGGCACGCACGCGAACGTGGCTTCGAGGTCGGGGTCCTGTGCGCGGTCCGCGCCGGCCACGTGGCGGCCGAGATCGAGGCGGCGGACGTGCGCGTGCGGGTCCTGGGCGCCACCGGCTACCGTCCGCGGGACATCCTGAAGGCGGCCCACGCTCTCCGCGAGATGGGGCCCGACATCGTCCACTCGCACGGTCATTTCGCCGGGGTCCTGGGACGCGCGGCGGCATGGTGGGCCGGAATTCCGATCGCCGTCCATCACCTGCACACCATCGATACCACGCTGCGGCGAAGACACCGTCGGCTGGAGAGCCTGCTGGCCGGCGTCACCTGGCGCGTCCTGTGCTGCTCAAGGGCCGTGGCCGAGCATGCCCGGCACGATCTCGCTGTTCCGTCGTCGCTGCTCCTGATCGTCCCGAACGGCATCGACCCGGCCCCCGCATCGAGCGAAGGCACGGCCCGGGCGGCCATCGGGCACCCGGCGGCGCCGATCGTCGGGTGTCTCGGTTCTCTTGCACCGCACAAGGGCCAGGCGGTCCTGTTGCGGTCGCTCGAGCATCTGCCGCCCGATCGACCGCTTCCGACGATCGTCTTCATCGGAGACGGTCCCGATCGCCCCGCGCTGGAGTCGCTCGCGGCGAGTCTAAGGCGCCGGCCGCGGGTCCTGTTCCTGGGCGAGCGCCGCGACGCGCGTTCTCTTCTGCCGGCGTTCGACCTGCTCGTCGTCCCTTCCATCGCGCGGGAGGGATTCGGGCTGGCGGCGATCGAGGCGATGGACGCGGGGATCCCGGTGGTGGCGAGCCGCGTCGGCGGTTTGCCCGAGGTCGTGGAGGACGGCAGGACCGGCGTCCTCGTCCCTCCGGGAGACGCCGCGGCCCTGGCGCGCGCCGTGACCCGGCTCCTCGAGGGGCCGGAGAACCGGCGCTCCCTCGGCGCCGAGGGACACCGGCGCGTCGAGGAGCGCTTCCGCGCCGCGGCGATGGCGCGACGCGTCGAGGACCTGTACGAGGAGGCGATGCATGCGCGCCACGCCGCCTGAGGCGAGAGTGGCCTTCCTGAGCGACCGCTCCGACCTGTTCGGTGGCGGTCAGCTGAGCCTCTGCGAGCTGGCGGAGGCTCTGCTCGGCACCTCCGTCCGACCCCTGGTGGTGGTCCCCGGACCCGGCACTCTGTCCGAGGCGCTGCAACGCTCGGGTGTGGAGTGGACCCCGATCGCTCTGCCCGCATTCGCCAGGGGCGCGGGGTGGGGGGCGATCGCGACGCTCGTCAGGCTGCGGCGCCTCGTCCTCGGTCGGAGCATCGACCTCCTGCACAGCGATTCGCCCCGTACGGCGCTGTACGGAGGCTGCGCGGCGCGCCTGTCGGGCCGGCGGCACGTCTTCCACGTGCGCGCCTCGCGCCCATCCTCCGTGCTCGCCGACCGTGTCCTGGTCCGGCTGAGCGACCGGATCATCGCGGTGTCGCGCGCCGCGGCCGCGCGCAGCTCGCCAGTGCGCGACTCGCGCAGGACGCGCGTCGTGCCGACCGGTCTGCCCCCCATCGATTTCCTGACGCGCCCGCAGGCGCGGATCCGTCTCGACCTGCCCCAGGACGCCTTCGTCTGCGGCGTGGTCGGACGCGTCGAGGAGGACAAGGGGCGTGATGAGGCCCTCACGGCGTTCGCGGCGGTTCGCCGCGTCGTGCCGGGGGCGCTTCTCGTTTTTCTCGGCCCGGTCGATCCCGGCGACCCCTGGACGCACACGTTGTCGCTGCGCGCCGCGGCGACCGGCATGTCGGGCGCGGTGCGTCTCGCCGGCGCCCGTCCCGACGGGGCGAGCCTTCTGAGGGGCTTCGACCTGCTCCTTCATCCTTCGCGTCACGAGGCTCTTCCACGCGCGCTCATCGAGGCCCTGTTCGCCTCGGTGCCGGTCGTGGCGGCCGCGGTCGGGGGGGTGCCGGAGATCATCGAGTCCACCCGGAGCGGGCTCCTCGTCCCCCCACGGGACCCGGAGGCCCTCGGCAGGGCGGCCGCGGCGCTGGCGCGCGATCCGGGAGCCAGACAGCGGCTGGCCGAGGCCGGGCTCGCGCGGGCCCGCGAAGTCTTCGGCATCGAGAGGATGGTCGCGGAGATCCTGGCGGTTTACGAGGAGATCCTTCCTGCGTCCCCGGCGGCACGGGTGCCCGGCTCGCCCCGCCAAGGACGCGGAGGGCACACGCGGGAGGCGACGCCATGAACGAACCGGACGGTCGCGCCGGCGGCGCTCCGCGCACCGGAGCCGAGGGACGCGACGCACCCCCATCACGGACCCGCGCACACCGCCCGTGCCCCTGCTGCGGCGGTCTCGAGGCCAGGATGTTCGATCGGTCCTCCCGGGGAGCCGACCAGGAGCACGCGACCGTTCGCTGCTCCGCCTGCGCGCTGGTGTTCGTCGACCCGGTGCCGCCTTGCGCCGTGGACCATGCCTCGTACGGTGCCGCGTATTACGAGCCCTGGCAGGAGCGGCGGGAGGAACGGGCCCGGATCCGGATGTGGCGCCGGCGTCTGCGTCTGCTCGAGGCGCGCCGGGGAAGGGGCGCTCTCCTGGACGCGGGATGCGGCGACGGTCTGTTCCTGAAAGTGGCGCGCGACGCCGGCTGGACCGTCGAGGGGATCGAGTTCTCGCCCGAAGGAGCGCGCCGATCCTCGCAGCGACTCGGCCGTCCCGTGGCGGTGGGTGATCTGGCGGCCGTGTCCGGGCTGAGAGGGCCCTTCGACGTCGTGACACTGTGGCACGTGCTGGAGCACCTGGTCTCCCCCACGAACCTGCTGGACGCCGCGAGGGGGCGCCTGCGTGCGGGAGGTCTCCTGGTCGCGGCGGTGCCGAACCTCGACAACCTGCCGATGCGCGCCGCCTACCGCGTCGCGCGCGGGCGGCCCCTGCCCCTCTACGAGGAGGGCGCGCGGGAGCCTCACCTCAGTCACTTCAGCCCGTTCACGCTGCGCGAGGTCCTGCGACGGCGAGGGTTCGAGTCGATCGAGATTCGCGCCGACCTGTGCGCGCTCACCCCTGCGAAGCGGGCGATCGACGCAGTCGCCTTCTGCCTCTCGCCGCTCTGCGGGCGGCTCCTGACTGACGCCATCGTCGCATTCGCGCGGAGGCCGCGATGATCGATCCCCGCGGGCACGTGCGCCTGCAGACGATCCGTCCCCCCGACCGCATGATCGCCGACCGGCTGCGTCGTGCGGCGCGCTCGATCCTCCTCGCGCTCCGCGCACCCGTCCTGCATCTCTCCGGTCTCTTCCGTCACCGGGAACGTCGTCCACCGGCCCCGTCGCGCGTCACGCGCCTCTTGGTGCTGCGAACCGACCGGATCGGCGACATGGCGCTGACCACCCCCGCCCTCACAGACCTGAGAGCGTATTTCCGCAAGGCCGAGATCACGGTCCTCGCGCCCACGGCGCCCATCGAGCTCCTGCGCCAGCATCCGGCCGTGGACCATCTGGTTCCGCTGACCGGTTCGCGGCTTCCGGAGGGGCTGGCGGGACGGTTCGACCTGGTGATCGATTTCACGCCGGACGAGCAGCTGCGCGGCGCTCTCCTGGCCCGCGCGACCCACGCGCATCTGCGCGCGGGATTCCGGGCGGCGGGACGACAGGCCTGCTTCAGCCTGCGCGGTCCGCGCGCCGAACGACGGCGGCATATCGTCGATCTCAATCGCGCCCTCCTCGACTCGCTCGGTGTTCCCGCGAAGGCGCTCCGGCCGGACCTTTACGTCTCGGCGGAGGAGCGCGGGGCGGCGCAGGCCCGCCTGGCCTCCCTGGGAGCTGCCTCGCCCCGGGTGGCCGTGCACCCCGGGGCCTTCTATCCCAGCCAGCGCTGGTCGCCCGAGAGCTTCGCCGCGGTCATCACCGCACTGACCGAGAGGACCGGCGCCGCCTGTATCGTGCTGTGCGGCCCGGGTGAGGAGCACCTGGCGGATCGAATCACCGCGGCGACGCCCGACGCCCTCCTGACGTGCGGCATCCCCATCCGCCAGATGATGGCCCTCGTCTCGGCATGCGACCTGTTCGTCGGGAACAACTCGGGCCCGCTGCACGTCGCGGCCGCTCTGGGTGTGCCGACGGTGTCGGTCATGGGGCCGAGCGATCCGCTCCGCTTCGCTCCGCGGGGCCCCGCCGACCGCGTGGTGCGCAAAGAGCTCCCCTGCTCCCCCTGCAACCGGGCCCGCTGCTGGCACCATACCTGCCTGCGCGCGATCGAGCCGGAGGAGGTCTGCCGGCAGGCGGAGGCGGCCCTGCGGATCCGCCTGCCGCGGGAGGAGGTGCTGTGAACCCATCTGCACGCCGCAGCATGGCCGTTCCGATTCCAGCCGGAGGCGCCCGGCGCGTGATCGGCGATCGGCTCCGGCGGCCCCTCCGCGCCGTCCTCCCGGGCCTCTCCATCCTGCACGTGATCACCCGTCTTGATCGCGGCGGCTCGTCCGACTGCACCCTGCTCCAGGCGATCGCCGCCGCGCGGCGGGGCCATCGCGTGACGATCGCCTGCGGACCGACGCGCCAATCGAGCCCGCTCCTCGTCGAAGCACGACGGCTGGCCGGACTCGAGATCGTCGATGTCCCGCACCTGCGCCGCGACCTGTCTCCCAGGCACGACGTCGGGGCGCTCCTGTTCCTCCTCAGACTCCTGCGGAACCGACATTTCGATATCGTCCACACTCACACATCGAAGGCGGGCGCGCTCGGCCGCCTCGCCGCGGCCCTGTCCTCGCGTGTCCCGGTCGTCCACCAGCCCCACGGTCACCTGTTCTACGGGTACCACGGCCCGATCGGCACCCGCCTGGTGATTCTCGCCGAGCGACTCCTCGCACCCCTGGCGCGGAGGCACATCGTCCTGTCCTGGCGCGGTGCCGAGGAGCACCTCGCGAGGGGCGTCGGGCGCCCCGGCCAGTTCACGGTGGTGCGCTCGGGGATCGACCTGCGGCCGTTCCGGACGTCGGCGAAAAGGCGCTCGGCGTGCCGGGAGCGCCTCGGGCTGCGTGACGACGAGTTCGCGGTCGGCACGCTCTGCCGTCTCGAGCCGATCAAAGGGGTGGACGACCTCCTGCAGGGCTTCCTGCTCGCGGCGTCCTCGCGGCCGCGTCTTCGTCTGTTCCTCGCGGGGGACGGTCCGCTGAGGAACGACCTGCTCGA is from Candidatus Dormiibacterota bacterium and encodes:
- a CDS encoding glycosyltransferase; amino-acid sequence: MSPLRVVHLVEALDTGGLEHVVASLARHARERGFEVGVLCAVRAGHVAAEIEAADVRVRVLGATGYRPRDILKAAHALREMGPDIVHSHGHFAGVLGRAAAWWAGIPIAVHHLHTIDTTLRRRHRRLESLLAGVTWRVLCCSRAVAEHARHDLAVPSSLLLIVPNGIDPAPASSEGTARAAIGHPAAPIVGCLGSLAPHKGQAVLLRSLEHLPPDRPLPTIVFIGDGPDRPALESLAASLRRRPRVLFLGERRDARSLLPAFDLLVVPSIAREGFGLAAIEAMDAGIPVVASRVGGLPEVVEDGRTGVLVPPGDAAALARAVTRLLEGPENRRSLGAEGHRRVEERFRAAAMARRVEDLYEEAMHARHAA
- a CDS encoding lipopolysaccharide biosynthesis protein, which gives rise to MESLTSALVGLVLTPLIVSTCGLEGLGMWAASWSLAHTTNLLDLGVGSSYTRFTSQSIALSDVARLNRTLAAGTGFHLAIATVVACLALFLGPAALGIVAPAGPLAPHARTVFGCTLGTVLLRTTLSAYRGVVSGAQRIDALGRIGAAASLVEGMGAAAALASGWGLSGMAVNSLLVGAGASLVEARLAHRLVPGLRVVPFLSGREEWHDLFSFGLKLQIVRASEILTAHAPRLILAAGAGLAPAGLYDLGARVAGVLQIAALPLPVIQPIAGRLAALGDAARLRALVERATRYVALLAIPCASLVLLDAGSILKAWTGQNVPPVAASTARLLALTLLCGFVASPLRLVLRGCGRAGPEALAALTGSLLSVALAILLSPAWGAVGVASAALCGAALASVVLAIGARGASPGLAGTALRNLPGPILASGAGLVAATITRALSGDQDLVAATRLEALFRLLPEGILLCSVTILVAFLAGALLRQDLEDLAAALLPGRLRAEPEPAEVPGPRGGA
- a CDS encoding glycosyltransferase family 9 protein; amino-acid sequence: MIDPRGHVRLQTIRPPDRMIADRLRRAARSILLALRAPVLHLSGLFRHRERRPPAPSRVTRLLVLRTDRIGDMALTTPALTDLRAYFRKAEITVLAPTAPIELLRQHPAVDHLVPLTGSRLPEGLAGRFDLVIDFTPDEQLRGALLARATHAHLRAGFRAAGRQACFSLRGPRAERRRHIVDLNRALLDSLGVPAKALRPDLYVSAEERGAAQARLASLGAASPRVAVHPGAFYPSQRWSPESFAAVITALTERTGAACIVLCGPGEEHLADRITAATPDALLTCGIPIRQMMALVSACDLFVGNNSGPLHVAAALGVPTVSVMGPSDPLRFAPRGPADRVVRKELPCSPCNRARCWHHTCLRAIEPEEVCRQAEAALRIRLPREEVL
- a CDS encoding glycosyltransferase family 4 protein, which translates into the protein MIGDRLRRPLRAVLPGLSILHVITRLDRGGSSDCTLLQAIAAARRGHRVTIACGPTRQSSPLLVEARRLAGLEIVDVPHLRRDLSPRHDVGALLFLLRLLRNRHFDIVHTHTSKAGALGRLAAALSSRVPVVHQPHGHLFYGYHGPIGTRLVILAERLLAPLARRHIVLSWRGAEEHLARGVGRPGQFTVVRSGIDLRPFRTSAKRRSACRERLGLRDDEFAVGTLCRLEPIKGVDDLLQGFLLAASSRPRLRLFLAGDGPLRNDLLDAARRAGASARVAVSTSWVAGPDYLPALDLFALVSRNEGMGRALVEAMAAGLPVLATNVGGMPEVLEEGRAGLLIPPGDDEAIARAIARLMDDAELRASLARRARSRAVVFGAGRMGHALLRVYREVLR
- a CDS encoding class I SAM-dependent methyltransferase, with the translated sequence MFDRSSRGADQEHATVRCSACALVFVDPVPPCAVDHASYGAAYYEPWQERREERARIRMWRRRLRLLEARRGRGALLDAGCGDGLFLKVARDAGWTVEGIEFSPEGARRSSQRLGRPVAVGDLAAVSGLRGPFDVVTLWHVLEHLVSPTNLLDAARGRLRAGGLLVAAVPNLDNLPMRAAYRVARGRPLPLYEEGAREPHLSHFSPFTLREVLRRRGFESIEIRADLCALTPAKRAIDAVAFCLSPLCGRLLTDAIVAFARRPR
- a CDS encoding glycosyltransferase family 4 protein, whose translation is MRATPPEARVAFLSDRSDLFGGGQLSLCELAEALLGTSVRPLVVVPGPGTLSEALQRSGVEWTPIALPAFARGAGWGAIATLVRLRRLVLGRSIDLLHSDSPRTALYGGCAARLSGRRHVFHVRASRPSSVLADRVLVRLSDRIIAVSRAAAARSSPVRDSRRTRVVPTGLPPIDFLTRPQARIRLDLPQDAFVCGVVGRVEEDKGRDEALTAFAAVRRVVPGALLVFLGPVDPGDPWTHTLSLRAAATGMSGAVRLAGARPDGASLLRGFDLLLHPSRHEALPRALIEALFASVPVVAAAVGGVPEIIESTRSGLLVPPRDPEALGRAAAALARDPGARQRLAEAGLARAREVFGIERMVAEILAVYEEILPASPAARVPGSPRQGRGGHTREATP
- a CDS encoding glycosyltransferase encodes the protein MRVILSGALNPLFEALPEYLASALRGLGHTVILFDHRAFLLPGRLRARIPLLDRLDRNRLNARLLGLVRRQRPELVIVNQGMVLEGRTIEAIRSEGTRCVNWFSDFPAEFHEGLAVSPCYDAFFLGSSYAARRHREAGHRNAVWLPFGCDPRSHRPEEPGDRADSDLWSRRSSGAVSPEVVFVGSHYPERQILLRFLRGLPVGVWGPGWERAADDPHVAPMIRGGVLRPSTWRLLYARCRVAVNIHYGSFGPEYASGDLANTRVFEILACGAYQVVDRQGDVLRLFTEGQHLAAFSSGEELRAQVEKALRDDHLRESVARRGRAEVLARHTYEHRARRLLNPQATAKDAGLAAGDAVARPAPERGSGPEPRFGAGGGTR